A single Argentina anserina chromosome 7, drPotAnse1.1, whole genome shotgun sequence DNA region contains:
- the LOC126803992 gene encoding exocyst complex component SEC8 — protein MGLFDGLPVSSDKEHLREEISRIDESWAAARFDSLPHVVHILTSKDREGEVEFLKQQSDVVEEVVDEVVHNYHSGFNKAIQNYSQILRLFSESTEHIGVLKVDLGEAKRRLSSRNKQLHQLWYRSVTLRHIISLLDQIEGLSKVPARIEKFISEKQYYAAVQFHVQSMLMLEREGLQTVGALQDVRSELTKLRGVLFYKVLEDLHAHLYNKGEYSSAALSLHEREDEVPTTTAVVFSMSNSQSLSRRTRQLKGDNQFGIQGDGTYRAGSVDESSSIDGPDEEGNLELHDEATLDGHSSSAKANGDVKVVPHQMPTWLQYSTPDEFLETIKKSDAPLHVKYLHTMVECLCMLRKVAAAGAMICQRLRPTLHDIITSKIKSHAELVNSSRSGIGQAARTAASGLHSMKGQLESYQLPKQKRQNGISLAGTLLAASPVSAVMAPAGKAQAVARDLLNSILDAVVRIFENHVFVGELLESKSSQQADMNTPKSMPTDININPESDSSQITGGYSIGFSLTVLQSECQQLICEILRATPEAASADAAVQTARFASKAPSKDKRDSSEEGLTFAFRFTDATISVPNQGVDLIRQGWSRKGPNVLQEGYGSAAVLPEQGIYLAASVYRPVIQFTDKVTSMLPKKYSQLSNDGLLAFVENFLKDHFLPTMFVDYRKGVQQAISSPAAFRPRAHAAASYTPSIEKGRPVLQGLLAIDFLAKEVLGWAQAMPKFAGDLAKYVQTFLERTYERCRTSYMEAVLEKQSYMLIGRHDIEQLMRLDPASAYLPNAFGQSNVETHATDAENYEIELELSELLLNLRPIKQDNLIHDDNKLILLASLSDSLEYVAESIERLGETTFNAPNQVDGGGKKLHRRTSSVPARDLASFADEYRKLAIDCLKVLRVEMQLETNFHMQEMTNREYMEDQDAEEPDDFIISLTAQITRRDEEMAPFISSPKRNYIFGGICSVAANTSIRALADMKCINLFGVQQICRNSIALEQALAAIPAISSEGVQQRLDHVRRYYELLNMPFEALLAFISEHEHLFTAAEYANLIKVQVQGREIPADAKDRVSEILSR, from the exons ATGGGACTTTTTGATGGATTGCCTGTGTCTTCTGACAAGGAA CATCTTAGGGAAGAAATTTCAAGAATAGATGAGAGCTGGGCTGCGGCTCGTTTTGATTCATTACCTCATGTTGTTCATATTCTGACATCCAAAGACCGGGAAGGTGAAGTCGAGTTTCTGAAACAGCAAAGTGATGTTGTTGAGGAGGTTGTGGATGAAGTTGTACACAATTATCACAGCGGCTTCAACAAAGCAATTCAAAATTATTCTCAG ATCTTGCGGTTGTTCAGCGAATCTACCGAACATATTGGCGTCTTAAAGGTTGATTTGGGTGAGGCAAAAAGGCGTCTTAGTTCCCGCAATAAACAACTGCACCAGTTATGGTACCGGTCGGTTACATTGCGCCACATAATCTCCCTATTAGATCAAATCGAGGGATTATCTAAG GTTCCAGCTCGTATAGAGAAGTTCATTTCCGAAAAGCAGTATTATGCCGCAGTTCAATTTCATGTTCAGTCAATGTTAATGCTTGAACGTGAGGGGCTTCAGACG GTTGGTGCCCTTCAAGATGTTCGCTCTGAGTTAACAAAGTTGAGAGGAGTTTTGTTTTATAAAGTGCTAGAGGATTTACATGCTCATCTTTATAACAAGGGGGAATATAG CTCTGCTGCATTGAGCTTGCATGAAAGGGAAGATGAGGTACCAACCACCACAGCCGTTGTATTTTCAATGAGTAATTCACAATCCCTGTCTCGAAGAACCAGGCAGTTAAAGGGTGATAATCAGTTTGGTATTCAAGGTGATGGAACATATAGGGCTGGTTCTGTAGATGAAAG TTCATCTATTGATGGTCCTGACGAGGAGGGCAATCtggaattgcatgatgaagCTACCTTAGATGGGCATTCATCATCAGCCAAGGCAAATGGTGATGTCAAAGTTGTTCCTCATCAAATGCCAACATGGCTCCAGTATTCCACTCCGGATGAATTTCTG GAAACAATCAAGAAAAGTGATGCGCCACTTCATGTCAAGTATTTGCATACTATGGTTGAGTGCCTATGCATGCTTAGGAAAGTTGCAGCTGCTGGCGCTATGATATG CCAAAGACTGCGACCTACACTTCATGATATTATCACTTCCAAAATTAAATCTCATGCCGAACTAGTTAATTCATCAAGGTCTGGCATCGGTCAAGCTGCCAGAACAGCTGCATCTGGTTTACATTCCATGAAGGGGCAGTTAGAGAGTTATCAATTGCCAAAACAGAAACGTCAGAATGGGATTTCACTCGCTGGAACTCTATTGGCAGCGAGCCCTGTCTCAGCTGTGATGGCACCTGCAGGGAAAGCACAGGCTGTGGCAAGGGACCTTCTAAATTCTATCTTGGATGCTGTTGTTCGGATATTTG AGAACCATGTTTTCGTTGGGGAGCTTTTGGAATCAAAGTCATCTCAACAAGCAGACATGAATACACCAAAATCGATGCCAACCGACATAAACATTAATCCTGAGTCGGACTCATCTCAAATTACTGGAGGCTACAGTATTGGtttttcattgacagtattaCAG AGTGAATGCCAGCAACTTATTTGTGAGATTCTGCGAGCAACTCCTGAAGCTGCATCTGCAGATGCTGCTGTACAAACAGCTAGATTTGCGAGCAAGGCCCCTTCCAAAGATAAGAG AGACAGTTCAGAGGAGGGTCTTACCTTTGCTTTTCGCTTCACAGATGCTACTATTTCCGTTCCCAACCAAG GGGTTGATCTTATTCGTCAAGGCTGGAGTAGAAAGGGCCCAAATGTACTTCAAGAAGGTTATGGGTCAGCAGCTGTCTTGCCTGAGCAAGGCATATATCTAGCAGCATCTGTATATCGGCCTGTTATTCAG TTTACAGATAAGGTCACTTCTATGCTTCCAAAAAAATATTCCCAGCTAAG TAATGATGGGTTGCTGGCTTTTGTGGAGAATTTTTTGAAGGACCATTTCTTACCAACGATGTTCGTAGACTACAGAAAAGGCGTACAGCAAGCTATATCAA GTCCAGCTGCATTCCGACCGAGAGCTCATGCAGCTGCATCTTATACTCCTTCAATTGAGAAGGGTCGGCCTGTTTTACAGGGACTTCTGGCAATAGACTTTCTAGCAAAAGAG GTGCTTGGTTGGGCGCAAGCTATGCCTAAATTTGCTGGTGATCTTGCGAAGTATGTTCAAACTTTTCTGGAGCGAACCTATGAAAGATGCCGGACCTCCTACATGGAG GCTGTTCTGGAGAAGCAGAGTTACATGCTCATTGGCAGACATGATATCGAACAATTGATGCGACTTGATCCTGCGAGTGCATATTTACCAAATGCATTTGGGCAGTCAAACGTGGAGACCCATGCTACGGATGCTGAAAATTACGAGATTGAACTAGAATTAAGCGAGTTATTGTTGAATTTGCGGCCTATTAAGCAG GATAATCTGATTCATGATGACAACAAGCTTATATTGCTGGCTTCGCTCAGTGATTCATTGGAGTATGTTGCAGAGTCTATTGAAAG GCTCGGAGAGACAACATTTAATGCTCCAAATCAAGTTGACGGTGGTGGCAAGAAGCTTCACAGACGAACAAGTAGTGTTCCTGCTAGGGATCTGGCATCTTTTGCAGATGAGTATAGAAAATTGGCAATTGACTGCCTTAAGGTCTTACGTGTTGAGATGCAATTGGAGACGAATTTCCATATGCAG GAAATGACAAACAGGGAATATATGGAAGACCAGGATGCTGAAGAGCCAGATGACTTCATTATTTCACTGACCGCACAG ATAACGCGTAGGGATGAGGAGATGGCACCCTTTATTTCGTCGCCAAAGCGGAATTACATATTTGGTGGGATTTGTAGTGTTGCAGCAAATACCTCCATCAGG GCTTTGGCTGATATGAAATGCATTAATCTTTTTGGGGTTCAGCAGATATGTCGGAATTCAATTGCACTAGAACAG GCACTGGCTGCTATTCCAGCAATCAGCAGTGAAGGTGTACAACAGAGACTTGATCATGTCCGAAGGTATTATGAGCTTCTGAACATGCCGTTTGAG GCCTTACTTGCCTTCATCTCGGAGCATGAGCACTTGTTTACAGCTGCTGA GTATGCAAATCTCATAAAGGTCCAGGTACAAGGTAGGGAGATTCCAGCAGATGCAAAAGATCGTGTCTCGGAGATTTTATCTCGTTAG